One window of the Onychostoma macrolepis isolate SWU-2019 chromosome 21, ASM1243209v1, whole genome shotgun sequence genome contains the following:
- the ppp1r3b gene encoding protein phosphatase 1 regulatory subunit 3B isoform X1: MSSNSARGCRPNEPTMPIELAMPIYLTNEEFLNPRVSKYSRPLRPCLHRCQSTKLSFGSPREQPESNGSSAPLKIPGRAKKQVSFADHKGLALTMVKVFSEFDDPIDIPTNILQFFSSSVTLPEGKDKLTLDFDQPSADYLKFRQRIENDNLCLEHCMLKEKSIAGTVKVKNLSFEKSVKLRITFDTWKSHTDIECQYIKDTYTGSNRDTFSFEATLPDQVPPHERIEFAICYEVNGVMLWDNNQGQNYRIVQSALKKGSNDSLGDHQRYGVCDWDVLFDRYGSPRCSRGIFPNWPSYAGYEDIGPYY, from the exons ATGAGCTCCAACAG tgCACGTGGCTGCCGTCCCAACGAACCCACCATGCCGATTGAACTCGCCATGCCGATTTATCTGACAAACGAAGAGTTCCTGAACCCGAGGGTGTCTAAATACAGCAGACCCTTGCGGCCATGTCTGCACCGGTGTCAAAGTACCAAACTTAGTTTTGGCTCTCCTAGGGAGCAGCCAGAGTCAAATGGGTCCAGCGCACCCTTGAAGATACCTGGCAGGGCCAAAAAACAAGTATCTTTTGCTGATCACAAGGGCCTCGCCCTGACGATGGTAAAGGTCTTTTCTGAATTTGATGACCCTATTGACATCCCAACCAACATCTTGCAGTTTTTTAGCTCTTCGGTGACTCTGCCAGAAGGGAAGGACAAGCTAACCCTTGACTTTGACCAGCCGTCTGCAGATTACTTAAAGTTTCGTCAACGTATAGAGAATGACAACCTCTGCCTCGAACACTGCATGCTAAAGGAAAAATCTATAGCAGGCACGGTCAAAGTCAAAAACCTTTCCTTTGAGAAGTCCGTTAAGCTTCGCATTACGTTTGACACTTGGAAAAGTCACACAGACATAGAATGCCAGTACATAAAGGACACTTACACCGGCTCAAACCGTGACACCTTTTCATTTGAAGCTACTTTGCCTGATCAGGTGCCTCCACATGAACGCATCGAGTTTGCCATTTGCTATGAGGTCAATGGCGTAATGCTCTGGGACAATAACCAAGGACAGAATTACAGAATCGTTCAATCAGCACTAAAGAAGGGTTCAAATGACTCTTTGGGTGACCATCAACGATATGGTGTGTGTGATTGGGACGTTCTTTTTGACCGATACGGCAGCCCCAGATGTTCACGTGGAATCTTTCCCAATTGGCCAAGCTATGCTGGATATGAAGACATTGGTCCATATTACTAA
- the ppp1r3b gene encoding protein phosphatase 1 regulatory subunit 3B isoform X2: protein MPIELAMPIYLTNEEFLNPRVSKYSRPLRPCLHRCQSTKLSFGSPREQPESNGSSAPLKIPGRAKKQVSFADHKGLALTMVKVFSEFDDPIDIPTNILQFFSSSVTLPEGKDKLTLDFDQPSADYLKFRQRIENDNLCLEHCMLKEKSIAGTVKVKNLSFEKSVKLRITFDTWKSHTDIECQYIKDTYTGSNRDTFSFEATLPDQVPPHERIEFAICYEVNGVMLWDNNQGQNYRIVQSALKKGSNDSLGDHQRYGVCDWDVLFDRYGSPRCSRGIFPNWPSYAGYEDIGPYY from the coding sequence ATGCCGATTGAACTCGCCATGCCGATTTATCTGACAAACGAAGAGTTCCTGAACCCGAGGGTGTCTAAATACAGCAGACCCTTGCGGCCATGTCTGCACCGGTGTCAAAGTACCAAACTTAGTTTTGGCTCTCCTAGGGAGCAGCCAGAGTCAAATGGGTCCAGCGCACCCTTGAAGATACCTGGCAGGGCCAAAAAACAAGTATCTTTTGCTGATCACAAGGGCCTCGCCCTGACGATGGTAAAGGTCTTTTCTGAATTTGATGACCCTATTGACATCCCAACCAACATCTTGCAGTTTTTTAGCTCTTCGGTGACTCTGCCAGAAGGGAAGGACAAGCTAACCCTTGACTTTGACCAGCCGTCTGCAGATTACTTAAAGTTTCGTCAACGTATAGAGAATGACAACCTCTGCCTCGAACACTGCATGCTAAAGGAAAAATCTATAGCAGGCACGGTCAAAGTCAAAAACCTTTCCTTTGAGAAGTCCGTTAAGCTTCGCATTACGTTTGACACTTGGAAAAGTCACACAGACATAGAATGCCAGTACATAAAGGACACTTACACCGGCTCAAACCGTGACACCTTTTCATTTGAAGCTACTTTGCCTGATCAGGTGCCTCCACATGAACGCATCGAGTTTGCCATTTGCTATGAGGTCAATGGCGTAATGCTCTGGGACAATAACCAAGGACAGAATTACAGAATCGTTCAATCAGCACTAAAGAAGGGTTCAAATGACTCTTTGGGTGACCATCAACGATATGGTGTGTGTGATTGGGACGTTCTTTTTGACCGATACGGCAGCCCCAGATGTTCACGTGGAATCTTTCCCAATTGGCCAAGCTATGCTGGATATGAAGACATTGGTCCATATTACTAA